Proteins encoded together in one Entelurus aequoreus isolate RoL-2023_Sb linkage group LG20, RoL_Eaeq_v1.1, whole genome shotgun sequence window:
- the irx1b gene encoding iroquois-class homeodomain protein IRX-1b has product MAFPQLGYPQFLSASSHEIYAGERPASSREASAESGVSSSAAAAAVGSMLGMYGSPWAAPNYSAFLPYSGAPDLALISQMGAQYELKDSPGAHPASLPAVHAAQTFYPYGQYPYGDPSRAKTATRETTSTLKAWLQEHQKNPYPTKGEKIMLAIITRMTLTQVSTWFANARRRLKKENKVTWGRSAEDRDGRIFSSDNEDEQGKNGSDDEEEEEEEIDLETVDIERPEEERAGCRKAGMEMEMEAADREASTEGSPRTLSAEGLRGVEALSLGKVQPAVVKLDADLSPSRPPQSKPKIWSLAETAAAPDSGAHKAALHAHAHAHHPALLPGHHGIYTCQIGKLHNWANAAFLNANSLLNMRSLLGGAPGGHVVPSFRGAHASCAARPGRATGTSGTEDDSDGDSSGSFSPKRDDEDSDHRADSLKSPFQIITDRPHHGSGAQRALATTL; this is encoded by the exons ATGGCTTTCCCTCAGCTGGGGTACCCCCAGTTCCTCAGTGCCTCCTCCCACGAGATTTACGCGGGGGAACGGCCGGCCTCGAGCCGGGAAGCAAGCGCCGAGAGCGGGGTGAGTTCGTCGGCCGCAGCCGCTGCTGTGGGCTCCATGCTGGGGATGTACGGGAGCCCGTGGGCGGCCCCCAACTATAGTGCCTTTTTGCCGTATAGCGGAGCTCCAGACCTCGCTCTCATCTCCCAGATG GGCGCCCAGTACGAGCTGAAGGACAGCCCCGGTGCCCACCCGGCCTCCCTGCCTGCTGTGCACGCCGCGCAGACCTTCTACCCATACGGACAGTATCCCTACGGGGACCCGTCGAGGGCCAAGACGGCCACCCGGGAGACCACCAGCACCCTGAAGGCCTGGCTGCAGGAGCACCAGAAGAACCCGTATCCCACCAAGGGAGAGAAGATCATGCTGGCCATCATTACCCGGATGACACTCACACAG GTGTCCACCTGGTTTGCCAACGCGCGCCGGCGCCTGAAGAAGGAGAACAAGGTGACGTGGGGCCGCAGCGCGGAGGACCGGGACGGGCGCATCTTCAGCAGCGACAACGAGGACGAGCAGGGCAAGAACGGCAGCgacgacgaggaggaggaggaggaggagatcgACTTGGAAACGGTGGACATCGAGCGGCCGGAGGAGGAGCGCGCAGGCTGCAGGAAGGCGgggatggagatggagatggaggcGGCCGACAGGGAGGCCTCGACTGAGGGGAGCCCCAGGACGCTTTCCGCGGAGGGCCTGCGCGGGGTGGAGGCTCTTTCCCTCGGCAAAGTCCAGCCTGCGGTGGTCAAACTCGACGCGGATCTCTCCCCGAGCAGACCGCCGCAGAGCAAACCCAAAATCTGGTCCCTGGCGGAGACCGCCGCGGCCCCGGACAGCGGCGCGCACAAAGCCGCCCTGCACGCGCACGCGCATGCGCACCACCCGGCGCTGCTCCCGGGTCACCACGGGATTTACACCTGCCAGATCGGCAAACTGCACAACTGGGCCAACGCGGCCTTCCTCAACGCCAACTCGCTTTTGAACATGAGGTCGCTTCTCGGGGGCGCGCCGGGCGGACACGTCGTGCCTTCTTTCCGCGGCGCGCACGCCTCCTGCGCCGCGCGACCCGGGCGGGCCACCGGCACGTCGGGGACGGAGGACGACAGCGACGGGGACTCGTCCGGAAGCTTTAGCCCAAAACGAGACG ATGAAGACAGCGACCACAGAGCGGATTCTCTCAAGTCTCCATTCCAGATCATCACCGACAG ACCTCATCACGGCAGCGGGGCACAGCGGGCGCTCGCCACAACATTATGA